From the genome of Leptospira koniambonensis:
TGCAGAATATGAGAATTCAATCGCACAGTATGATCGTTATCTTGCTGTGAATCCTAAAAATTCTTCCGCATTATATAATCGGGGTTTGAGTAAATATTATCTGGATAGATATGCCGAGTCTGAAACTGATTTTGATTCAGCATATTCTTTGGATGGTAAGGATCTGGATGCATTATTTTACAGAGGATTAAGCCGTGTTGGTTTGGAAAGAAAAGAAGAAGGCCTGAAAGACATGAATAAGGCCATCAATTCCGGCCTGATAAAGTCGTATGCATTTGCTGAAAGAGCGATCCAGCTTGGTATATTAGAAAAAGCGAAAGAATCTTTAGCCGACGCCCAGAAAGCGGTACAATTGGATCCACAATATCCTAGAGCGATCTTTTCTTTGGGATTCGCATATTATGCTTCTGGAAAATACAAAGAGAGTATCGCTTCTTATTCCAAGGTCCTAAAAGCTCTTCCGGATGATTCTGTTTCTTATTTTAACCGTGGTTTAGGATATGCTGCTTTGGGAAAAAAGGCAGAGTCTTGTAAGGATTATAAAAAGGCATGGGATTTGGGATATGCAGACGCAGAAAAAGAATATAAGGATTCCTGCAAGTGAACGAAACCATTCCCAATACTGAGATCCTGGAGAATGGAGAAGGAAAAATTCCGGTCAAGGGGCATACCTTAGAAGAACTCACCCAGATCATTTCAGAACTTGGTGAAAAACCTTTTAGAGCTAAACAAATTTATAATGGATTATATGCGAATCGTTATGAGTCCTGGGAAGAATTTTCCACAATCGGTAAGGACTTAAAAGAAAAATTAAAGGAGAAGTTCAGCTTATCCTCCATTAGCGTTGCAAAACATTTAAAATCAGTAGACGGAACCCAAAAATTTACATTCGAATCTGTTCCTGGAAGTGGAAAAGAATTCGAATCAGTATGGATCCCTTCTGGAGACGGTGGAAGAAAAACGATCTGTATTTCTTCTCAAATAGGTTGTACCTTAAATTGTAAATTCTGCGCTACAGCAAAACTTCCTTATATGGGAAATTTAAAAGCGGGTGAGATCATAGACCAGATCCTTCAGGTAGAAAGGATCGTAGGCGATAGAGCCACAAATATAGTGTTTATGGGAATGGGCGAGCCTATGCATAATTACTTTAATGTAATGCGTGCGGCAAAACTTCTTCATGATGGAGAAGCTTTAGGAATGGGCGCTAAAAGAATTACTATCTCTACTTCTGGAGTAGTGAACGGCATTCGTAGATTTATAGAAAACAAAGAGCCTTATAATCTTGCAATTTCTCTCAATCATCCTGATCCGAATGGAAGAAAAGAGATCATGGATATAGAGGAGAAGTTCGCTCTTCCCGAACTTTTGGATGCTGCCTTAGAATATACAAAAGTTTTAAAGCGTAGGATCACATTTGAATATGTGATGATCCCTGGCGTGAATATGAGTGTAGAAGACGCCAAAAAATTGGTAAAGATCGCTAGACGATTAGATTGTAAAATAAACGTAATCCCTTTGAATACCGAGTTCTATGGCTGGAGAAGGCCCACCGATCAGGAAATAGATGAATTTTTGCGTCATCTGGAACCTGCAGGAGTTCCTATCTTGAACAGAAGGTCCCCTGGAAAAGACATCAACGGGGCATGCGGAATGCTCGCCGCAAAAAGTTGACCTTAGATCCGTATCGAATAACCTAGCTGGAATGAGGCTGTCCCTTTTTTCGACCTTATTCTTATTTTCTTTAATTATGATCGGGATCACCGATTGTAAAGATCCCTACCAACAAAAATGCCAAGAGATCTGCGGATTTTTCACCTCTTGTGTGGAGAAACAATTCGAGTCCAAGGGACCCATGGAAGCATCCCAAAAAAGTTTCATGCAAATGGAATGTGAATCCGGATGTTTGAGAGAACAAGGATATGCAATGCCTTGTTATGAGTCCGAAAAAACTTGCACCGGATTTACACGTTGCCTTATGGAATCCGGGCTAATGGATTGATCCTTCGTTTTTTTATTAAGTTTGGAGTATTATAAAAATATGAATTTAGTTCAGGATGGGAAAAACACCCCTTTTGCGAAATATTCTATTTGGTTTCTTTTGGCTGTAGCTATTCTGCCCTTATTTCTTACATTTCCTTTGGATGTAATCGATATTGATTCTTCCCAATATGCAGAGATCGGTAGGGAAATGACCGATAGCGGAAACTGGTTTTTTATCAGAGATAATGGAAGAAGATACCTGGACAAACCAATCCTAACTTTCTGGAAGATCAGTTCTTCTTTTACTCTTTTCGGACAGAATAATTATGCATTTCGTTTGCCTGCGATCCTAATGACACTTCTCTCTCTTTGGGGAGTGTTTACTATCACCAAACTATATTCAGGAAATAGTAAGCGTGCCTGGATCTCCGTATTCTTATACGCATTGTCTCCAGGATTGTACGCAATGGTGGTGGATCCTAAGATAGATGTGTATGTAACTCCTTATATCATTTTAGTATTCGCATTTTATTATTTAGGAACTAAGAAAAATCCCGCCTATTACTACGCGATGTATCTCGCTATGGGGCTTGGCTTTATAACAAAGGGGCCGATCGCAGTTGTGATCCCTGGAATAGGGATTGGCGGAGATATTCTTTTTAGAAGAGACTGGAAAAGACTTCTGGGGATGAAACTTTTCCCAGGAGGGATTTTGGCGTTACTTCCTCCATTCTTATGGTCCATTCCTTTGTATTTAGAGTTTAATACTTACGGACCTTATTTCTTCCTTTGGGTCCAATCTTTTGGTCGTTTTTACGTCAAGATGTATGACCAAAAGTTCAATCCTTTATTCTTCTACTCTAATTTCTCTTGGGCATTTGGGATTTTCATATTACCTTTTATAGCTTGGATCGTATCGAATTTGATTGGATTCGTAAAAGAGAAGGGTAAGGGTTTATTCTCGAATATTCGAAAAAATGAATGGAAGGATCAGGATTTTGTACCTGCGTTCTGGTTATTCTTATTTTTGTTTTTGATCAGTTTTTCCAAATACCAACTTCCTCAATACATTTACTGGTGTCTTCCTGCAGGAGCCATCGTTGGTTCTGGATTTTTACTTAAGTTGATAGAAGGTTCAGAAGGATCTCTTTCTTTTGTAGGTAAAATTTTAGTTTATCTGACTAGTTTGGGATTTGTATTTGCTGGGATCTTATTTCCGATCTTGGTGATGGATGTTCCACTTTCTTATTATGTTTGGGTGGCGATTTATCTAGGATTTGCTGCGATTGTTCTGCTGTATTTCAAACTGAATGTAGTGCTTGGGACCTTGGTAGTATCCGTTTCCTTCTTCTTTACTTTAGTAAGTTTGTATGCATATCCATTGCTTGTTTCTTACCAGCCTTCCAAAGAAGTAGGGGAGATTATTCAAGAAGCAGAGCCTGGAAAAGAAAAATTTTTGATGTTTGGTGTTCCTGCTTCTAAAAGATCTTATGCGTTTTATTCGAAACGTATCACTAGAACCTTATTCGATCCTGAAGTCTTATTTGAGGCACTGCAGAAGGATGGAGAAAGAATGATACTTATCTCCGAAAAATATTTGCCTCATTTTGATGAGTTTACTGCGAATCGAGTGGATCTGGATATTTTTGCAGAGTATCAGAGTTATAAGGTGGCTACTCCTGAACTAGGCTTCTTCTTAAAATCGAAAAGGGATTCCTTAACGACTACTGTGTATTTGGGGAAGATCCGATTTAAACCTGGAAAAGAGGTCGTGAAAACGAATTCTAAATAATTCTTTTTTTCTAAATTTGAGAAAAAAAGTATAAGGGAAATTTTACAAACCCACCGAATTCTTAAGTAGGCTTTGTTATGAGCCTGGTTTGGTTTTGGTCCCAGGGTCCTCCTGGGGCTACTTTTCCCTTTCATTCTCTATTCTTTCTCACATAGATTTCATACGTACGAAGAGCACAGAAGTCATACGGCTCGTGGAGTATTTATGAGCCTATCTTTAAAAATGCTTTTAAACGAGATTTGGAGTAAATTCTTGCCTTCCCCTCCGCCTGCACATCCTGCGCAGAGCTCCGGGTCGCTTCGCCATCCTGGCTCCGCTCTCAGGCAATGAATTCACTCCAAATCTTAGTTAGAAATCCTTTAGAGATACGTTCAGATCTTCAGATATTTCTGATACTATATATATCACTCTGTGAAATCACTGCGGTAAATTCTGGACTCTTGGTATATGATCTATTAAGAATGGAGAATGCGCGGAACTAGCTTAGGACTTATCGTTTGTGTTTTTCTTTTTATGGAATGTGTATCTTCTCCCATTAAGGATCAGGTCTTAAAGGAAGAGAACCATATCCTTTCCTGGGATAAAAGAGAAGCAGAAGCAGTTAAAATTCTT
Proteins encoded in this window:
- a CDS encoding Cys-rich protein codes for the protein MRLSLFSTLFLFSLIMIGITDCKDPYQQKCQEICGFFTSCVEKQFESKGPMEASQKSFMQMECESGCLREQGYAMPCYESEKTCTGFTRCLMESGLMD
- a CDS encoding ArnT family glycosyltransferase, coding for MNLVQDGKNTPFAKYSIWFLLAVAILPLFLTFPLDVIDIDSSQYAEIGREMTDSGNWFFIRDNGRRYLDKPILTFWKISSSFTLFGQNNYAFRLPAILMTLLSLWGVFTITKLYSGNSKRAWISVFLYALSPGLYAMVVDPKIDVYVTPYIILVFAFYYLGTKKNPAYYYAMYLAMGLGFITKGPIAVVIPGIGIGGDILFRRDWKRLLGMKLFPGGILALLPPFLWSIPLYLEFNTYGPYFFLWVQSFGRFYVKMYDQKFNPLFFYSNFSWAFGIFILPFIAWIVSNLIGFVKEKGKGLFSNIRKNEWKDQDFVPAFWLFLFLFLISFSKYQLPQYIYWCLPAGAIVGSGFLLKLIEGSEGSLSFVGKILVYLTSLGFVFAGILFPILVMDVPLSYYVWVAIYLGFAAIVLLYFKLNVVLGTLVVSVSFFFTLVSLYAYPLLVSYQPSKEVGEIIQEAEPGKEKFLMFGVPASKRSYAFYSKRITRTLFDPEVLFEALQKDGERMILISEKYLPHFDEFTANRVDLDIFAEYQSYKVATPELGFFLKSKRDSLTTTVYLGKIRFKPGKEVVKTNSK
- the rlmN gene encoding 23S rRNA (adenine(2503)-C(2))-methyltransferase RlmN, which produces MPNTEILENGEGKIPVKGHTLEELTQIISELGEKPFRAKQIYNGLYANRYESWEEFSTIGKDLKEKLKEKFSLSSISVAKHLKSVDGTQKFTFESVPGSGKEFESVWIPSGDGGRKTICISSQIGCTLNCKFCATAKLPYMGNLKAGEIIDQILQVERIVGDRATNIVFMGMGEPMHNYFNVMRAAKLLHDGEALGMGAKRITISTSGVVNGIRRFIENKEPYNLAISLNHPDPNGRKEIMDIEEKFALPELLDAALEYTKVLKRRITFEYVMIPGVNMSVEDAKKLVKIARRLDCKINVIPLNTEFYGWRRPTDQEIDEFLRHLEPAGVPILNRRSPGKDINGACGMLAAKS
- a CDS encoding tetratricopeptide repeat protein, with amino-acid sequence MQRILGIFLVVGLILAGFQIFSPETVSSNEPEQTSSTVKPEVKAETPNAVFFWITATISSFLDQLEKESASSKAPAEILTDQELNELFQQGLDSYNSAEYENSIAQYDRYLAVNPKNSSALYNRGLSKYYLDRYAESETDFDSAYSLDGKDLDALFYRGLSRVGLERKEEGLKDMNKAINSGLIKSYAFAERAIQLGILEKAKESLADAQKAVQLDPQYPRAIFSLGFAYYASGKYKESIASYSKVLKALPDDSVSYFNRGLGYAALGKKAESCKDYKKAWDLGYADAEKEYKDSCK